From the genome of Nakamurella flavida, one region includes:
- a CDS encoding protoporphyrinogen/coproporphyrinogen oxidase produces MTGPAVATGRWDVVVVGGGVAGLLVAWEAAAAGRRTLLLEAGSRLGGAVTAHRVGGLAVDAGADSYALTRPAVTLLIADLALDDAVVAPNPVGAWVRHRAGAAPLPANGLLGIPSRPWTADVRRVIGLAGAARASLDRVLPAGTAMGPRATLGSAVRGRLGSRVLERLVRPVAGGVYSADPSTLEMDTVTPGLRAAVAGTGSLSAGAGRIRGAAGRSGSAVAGLHGGMNTLTDALTRAATAAGAELRTGAAVRAVRRDAAGWVVDLGSTTIAAAAVVLAVPGGTADGLLAGLVPDEARAGVAAASTPVRLATLVVRAPELHRAPRGTGVLVAPGVTGVRAKALTHATAKWSWLAERAGSGVHVLRLSYGRDEGQCSAGSGGPDLPDPADLPALALADAADLLGVPLRPGQVLDTAVVTWESVLPAPRVGQRAAVARLRAALAALGPEHPLAVTGTFVAGTGLAATVADARETARRLLDPTPAVDAPGPAADQVDTRPAG; encoded by the coding sequence GTGACCGGGCCTGCGGTGGCGACGGGACGGTGGGACGTCGTGGTCGTCGGCGGCGGGGTGGCCGGTCTGCTCGTCGCCTGGGAGGCCGCGGCGGCCGGCCGCCGCACCCTGCTGCTGGAGGCCGGGTCCCGGCTCGGCGGCGCGGTCACCGCGCACCGGGTCGGCGGTCTGGCCGTCGACGCCGGTGCCGACTCCTACGCCCTGACCCGACCGGCGGTCACCCTGCTGATCGCCGATCTCGCCCTGGACGACGCGGTGGTGGCACCGAACCCGGTGGGCGCGTGGGTCCGGCACCGCGCCGGCGCCGCCCCGCTGCCCGCGAACGGCCTGCTGGGCATCCCGTCCCGACCGTGGACCGCCGACGTCCGACGGGTGATCGGCCTGGCCGGCGCAGCCCGGGCGAGCCTGGACCGCGTGCTGCCCGCCGGGACGGCGATGGGACCACGGGCCACCCTGGGCAGCGCGGTGCGCGGACGGCTGGGCTCCCGGGTGCTCGAGCGCCTGGTCCGGCCGGTGGCGGGTGGCGTCTACTCCGCCGATCCGTCGACGCTGGAGATGGACACGGTGACCCCCGGCCTGCGTGCCGCGGTGGCCGGGACCGGATCACTCTCCGCGGGTGCGGGGCGCATCCGCGGAGCCGCCGGACGCAGCGGATCGGCCGTCGCCGGGCTGCACGGCGGGATGAACACGTTGACCGACGCGCTGACCCGCGCCGCGACCGCGGCGGGCGCCGAACTGCGCACCGGGGCGGCCGTCCGGGCCGTGCGCCGCGACGCCGCCGGATGGGTCGTCGATCTCGGGTCGACGACGATCGCTGCGGCGGCGGTCGTGCTCGCCGTCCCCGGCGGGACCGCCGACGGTCTGCTGGCCGGCCTGGTCCCCGACGAGGCCCGGGCCGGCGTCGCCGCGGCCAGCACCCCGGTCCGCCTGGCCACCCTGGTGGTGCGCGCCCCGGAGCTGCACCGCGCCCCCCGCGGCACCGGCGTGCTCGTCGCCCCGGGGGTGACCGGGGTGCGGGCTAAGGCCCTGACCCACGCCACGGCCAAGTGGTCGTGGCTGGCCGAACGGGCCGGATCCGGTGTCCACGTGCTGCGGTTGTCCTACGGCCGGGACGAGGGACAGTGCTCTGCCGGGTCCGGCGGGCCCGATCTGCCCGATCCGGCCGACCTCCCCGCGCTCGCCCTGGCGGACGCCGCCGATCTGTTGGGGGTCCCGCTGCGGCCGGGCCAGGTGCTGGACACCGCCGTCGTCACGTGGGAGTCCGTGCTGCCGGCGCCCCGGGTCGGCCAGCGGGCCGCGGTCGCCCGTCTCCGGGCGGCCCTGGCGGCGCTGGGTCCGGAGCACCCGCTCGCGGTGACGGGCACCTTCGTCGCCGGCACCGGACTGGCCGCGACGGTCGCCGACGCCCGGGAGACCGCTCGACGGTTGCTGGATCCCACCCCGGCCGTGGACGCCCCCGGCCCCGCCGCGGACCAGGTCGACACCCGGCCGGCCGGCTGA
- the hemE gene encoding uroporphyrinogen decarboxylase has translation MDTRTDHAPAHPALPVDHPLRDGRTTDSALVTALAGRPTAGHPVWFMRQAGRSLPEYRAIRAGVAMLDSCLDPDLASEITLQPVRRHGVDAAVLFSDIVVPLKLAGVDVDIVPGTGPVVAHPVRTAADVAALPVLDPAALAPVAEAVARTVAQLGTTPLVGFAGAPFTLASYLVEGGPSREHLHTKAMMHADPASWHALADWVAGITSQFLHAQVLAGASAVQLFDSWAGALSLADYQAFVAPHSAGVLSRIGELGVPRLHFGVGTGELLVAMRDAGADAMGIDHRIPLDVANSRLGGRTPLQGNIDPALLFAGDDALHAHAAEVIERGRAAPGHVVNLGHGVPPTTDPEVLTRLVAFIHDQP, from the coding sequence ATGGACACCCGCACGGATCACGCCCCCGCCCACCCAGCCCTGCCCGTCGACCACCCGCTCCGGGACGGCCGCACCACGGATTCCGCCCTGGTCACCGCGCTGGCCGGCCGGCCGACCGCCGGTCACCCCGTGTGGTTCATGCGGCAGGCCGGCCGCTCGCTGCCCGAGTACCGCGCGATCCGCGCCGGGGTCGCCATGCTCGACTCCTGCCTGGACCCGGACCTGGCCAGCGAGATCACCCTGCAGCCGGTGCGCCGCCACGGGGTGGACGCGGCCGTCCTGTTCAGCGACATCGTGGTTCCGCTCAAACTGGCGGGCGTGGACGTGGACATCGTCCCCGGCACCGGCCCGGTGGTCGCCCACCCCGTCCGGACCGCGGCCGACGTCGCCGCACTGCCCGTCCTGGATCCGGCGGCGCTCGCCCCGGTCGCGGAGGCGGTCGCCCGGACCGTCGCCCAGCTGGGCACCACCCCCCTGGTCGGCTTCGCCGGCGCGCCGTTCACCCTGGCGTCCTACCTGGTCGAGGGGGGTCCGAGCCGGGAGCACCTGCACACCAAGGCGATGATGCACGCCGACCCGGCGAGCTGGCACGCTCTGGCCGACTGGGTCGCCGGCATCACCTCGCAGTTCCTGCACGCCCAGGTGCTGGCCGGGGCGTCCGCCGTGCAGCTCTTCGACTCCTGGGCCGGCGCGCTGTCGCTGGCCGACTACCAGGCCTTCGTGGCCCCGCACTCGGCCGGGGTGCTGAGCCGGATCGGCGAGCTGGGCGTCCCCCGGCTGCACTTCGGGGTGGGGACCGGTGAGCTGCTGGTCGCCATGCGCGACGCCGGTGCGGACGCGATGGGCATCGACCATCGCATCCCGCTGGACGTGGCCAACTCCCGGCTCGGCGGCCGGACCCCGTTGCAGGGCAACATCGATCCCGCCCTGCTGTTCGCCGGGGACGACGCCCTGCACGCCCACGCCGCCGAGGTCATCGAGCGCGGTCGCGCGGCGCCCGGACACGTGGTCAACCTCGGTCACGGCGTGCCGCCGACCACCGACCCGGAGGTGCTGACCCGGCTGGTGGCGTTCATCCACGACCAGCCGTGA
- a CDS encoding glutamyl-tRNA reductase, with amino-acid sequence MLMVLGASHHDLELTHLERLTTGGDLLDRAVLELVRSGSDTSLDAPVLGAVVVATCNRLEIYLEARRFHDAIDAVAAAVATAAGIEPDEATALLKVRVGAPVAAHLFSVVSGLDSMVVGEAEIAGQVGRAFRTAQLAGTTTTLLNALFQSAARTAKQVTSTTSLGAAGRSIASVALDVAEERFRVPATALVVGTGAYARVVAAELRTRGCQDLQVFSPSGRADSFAARHHAVPVGQDALVDVLAKVDMVVTCSGGSGDALAAETLREAVARRDTSLPIVDLALRPDVSEPARAVPGVQVIDLRTVSERVDPMHAGQLTAAQDIVIAAVAAFEEEQVVRRLDPAVVALRRHVTAAVEKELTRLRGKYDDAVAADVELAMHRVTQSLLHTPTLRAKELARTGEGAGYVQALHTLFGIEVPADQDAHTH; translated from the coding sequence ATGCTCATGGTTCTCGGTGCCAGTCACCACGACCTCGAGCTCACCCATCTCGAACGGCTGACCACCGGCGGCGATCTGCTCGATCGCGCCGTGCTGGAGCTCGTCCGGTCGGGCTCCGACACCTCCTTGGACGCGCCCGTCCTCGGGGCAGTGGTCGTGGCGACCTGCAACCGCCTGGAGATCTACCTCGAGGCGCGTCGTTTCCACGACGCGATCGACGCGGTGGCCGCCGCCGTGGCCACCGCCGCCGGCATCGAACCCGACGAGGCCACCGCCCTGCTCAAGGTGCGGGTGGGCGCCCCGGTCGCCGCCCATCTGTTCTCGGTCGTCAGCGGCCTGGACTCGATGGTCGTCGGCGAGGCCGAGATCGCCGGTCAGGTCGGCCGCGCCTTCCGCACGGCCCAGCTCGCCGGCACCACGACCACCCTGCTCAACGCGCTCTTCCAGTCCGCCGCCCGGACCGCCAAGCAGGTCACCTCGACCACGTCGCTGGGTGCCGCCGGACGGTCCATCGCCTCGGTGGCCCTGGACGTCGCCGAGGAGCGGTTCCGCGTCCCGGCCACCGCGCTGGTCGTGGGCACCGGTGCCTATGCCCGCGTCGTCGCGGCCGAGCTGCGCACCCGGGGCTGCCAGGATCTGCAGGTCTTCTCGCCCAGCGGCCGCGCCGACTCGTTCGCCGCACGCCACCACGCCGTCCCGGTCGGTCAGGACGCCCTGGTGGACGTGCTGGCCAAGGTCGACATGGTCGTCACGTGCAGTGGCGGTTCCGGTGACGCACTGGCCGCGGAGACCCTCCGTGAGGCCGTGGCCCGGCGCGACACCTCGCTGCCCATCGTGGATCTCGCTCTCCGGCCGGACGTCTCCGAGCCGGCCCGCGCGGTGCCCGGGGTGCAGGTCATCGATCTGCGCACCGTCTCCGAGCGGGTCGACCCGATGCACGCCGGGCAGTTGACGGCGGCCCAGGACATCGTGATCGCCGCGGTCGCCGCCTTCGAGGAGGAGCAGGTCGTCCGCCGGCTGGACCCGGCCGTGGTCGCCCTGCGTCGGCACGTCACCGCCGCCGTGGAGAAGGAACTGACCCGACTGCGCGGGAAGTACGACGACGCGGTGGCCGCCGACGTCGAGCTGGCCATGCACCGGGTGACCCAGTCGCTGCTGCACACCCCCACGCTGCGGGCCAAGGAGCTGGCCCGGACGGGGGAGGGTGCCGGTTACGTACAGGCCCTGCACACCCTGTTCGGCATCGAGGTTCCCGCCGACCAGGACGCCCACACCCACTGA
- a CDS encoding MoaD/ThiS family protein: MSVTVRIPTVLRTYTGGQATVDADGATVADVLADLDTRFPGIAGRVLDERGVLRRFVNVYVDEDDVRFGDGLQTVVPIGSTVAVIPAVAGG; the protein is encoded by the coding sequence GTGAGCGTCACCGTCCGCATCCCGACGGTGCTGCGCACCTACACCGGCGGGCAGGCCACGGTGGACGCCGACGGCGCCACCGTGGCCGATGTGCTGGCCGATCTGGACACCCGCTTCCCGGGCATCGCCGGGCGGGTGCTGGACGAGCGCGGCGTGCTGCGGAGGTTCGTCAACGTGTACGTCGACGAGGACGACGTGCGTTTCGGTGACGGACTGCAGACGGTCGTCCCGATCGGGTCGACGGTGGCGGTCATCCCGGCGGTGGCCGGGGGCTGA
- the thrC gene encoding threonine synthase: protein MTTSATLSTSPATDGAPTIDLGPAVALSCRECGHRVDLGPFYACTECFGPLEVAYQFASSGEELRAAIEAGPDNIWRWAPLLPVPPGIASTPNINPGNTKLIRADNLARELGMKTLWVKDDSGNPTHSFKDRVVAVALAAARELGFSVLACPSTGNLANAVAAAAARAGIRSVVLVPSNLEQQKILTTAAYGGTLVAVDGNYDDINRLAGQIAAEQEDWAFVNVNVRPYYAEGSKTLGYEVAEQLGWRLPKQVVIPIASGAQLVKIDKGFTELVELGLVDASPYKVFGAQATGCSPVAAAFKAGEDVVRPVRPDTIAKSLAIGNPADGPYVLDVVRRTGGAVEDVSDDDVIDAIKLLARTEGIFAETAGGVTVATLRKLLATGALDPDEETVIFNTGDGLKTLDAIASSVGPTATIKPTLAAFEQAGLV from the coding sequence ATGACCACCTCTGCCACGCTGTCCACGTCCCCCGCGACCGACGGCGCCCCCACGATCGACCTCGGCCCCGCCGTGGCGCTCTCCTGTCGGGAGTGCGGCCACCGCGTCGATCTCGGCCCGTTCTACGCCTGCACCGAGTGCTTCGGCCCCCTCGAGGTCGCCTACCAGTTCGCCAGCAGTGGCGAGGAGCTGCGCGCGGCGATCGAGGCCGGCCCGGACAACATCTGGCGGTGGGCCCCCCTGCTGCCGGTCCCCCCGGGCATCGCCTCCACCCCGAACATCAACCCGGGCAACACCAAGCTGATCCGGGCGGACAACCTGGCCCGCGAGCTGGGCATGAAGACCCTGTGGGTCAAGGACGACAGCGGTAACCCCACGCACTCCTTCAAGGACCGTGTCGTCGCCGTGGCGCTGGCCGCCGCCCGTGAACTCGGCTTCTCGGTGCTGGCCTGCCCGTCCACCGGAAACCTGGCCAACGCAGTGGCCGCCGCGGCCGCCCGGGCCGGCATCCGCTCGGTCGTCCTGGTGCCCAGCAACCTCGAACAGCAGAAGATCCTGACCACCGCCGCGTACGGCGGCACCCTGGTCGCCGTCGACGGCAACTACGACGACATCAACCGGCTGGCCGGCCAGATCGCGGCCGAGCAGGAGGACTGGGCGTTCGTCAACGTCAACGTCCGGCCGTACTACGCCGAGGGCTCCAAGACCCTGGGCTACGAGGTGGCCGAGCAGCTGGGCTGGCGCCTGCCGAAGCAGGTCGTCATCCCCATCGCGTCCGGCGCGCAGCTGGTCAAGATCGACAAGGGGTTCACCGAGCTGGTCGAGCTGGGCCTGGTGGACGCCAGCCCGTACAAGGTCTTCGGCGCCCAGGCCACCGGCTGCTCCCCCGTGGCGGCCGCGTTCAAGGCCGGCGAGGACGTGGTGCGCCCGGTCCGGCCGGACACCATCGCCAAGTCGCTGGCCATCGGCAACCCGGCCGACGGCCCGTACGTGCTGGACGTGGTCCGCCGCACCGGCGGGGCCGTGGAGGACGTGAGCGACGACGACGTCATCGACGCGATCAAGCTGCTGGCCCGGACCGAAGGCATCTTCGCGGAGACCGCGGGCGGCGTCACCGTGGCCACCCTGCGCAAGCTGCTGGCCACCGGCGCGCTGGATCCCGACGAGGAGACGGTCATCTTCAACACCGGTGACGGCCTGAAGACCCTGGACGCGATCGCCTCCTCCGTCGGCCCCACCGCCACGATCAAGCCGACGCTGGCCGCGTTCGAGCAGGCCGGCCTGGTGTGA
- a CDS encoding peptidylprolyl isomerase, with translation MTTALPSRRPRATRRIGGRATALAGAALVVLAACSSTPAAAPSSTSPASSAAPSAGTTAGASGSATGAGTASCDYVPTGDAAKDVGVPEAQQPTTPPVTAELTLPGGALTISLDRAETPCTVGSFTFLAKAGYFDGTTCHRLTSSASLKVLQCGDPTGTGRGGPGYSFADETSPDMTYPAGTVAMANAGPDTNGSQFFLVYGDSTLPPNYTVFGQITGGEAALDAIAQAGANGGGPDGLPAADATISSVTIS, from the coding sequence GTGACCACAGCCCTGCCCAGCCGCCGTCCCCGCGCGACCCGACGGATCGGCGGACGGGCCACCGCCCTCGCCGGAGCGGCCCTCGTGGTGCTGGCCGCCTGCTCGTCCACCCCGGCCGCCGCCCCCTCCTCCACCTCCCCCGCCTCCTCGGCCGCCCCTTCCGCGGGGACGACCGCGGGCGCGTCCGGCTCCGCCACCGGAGCGGGAACGGCGTCCTGCGACTACGTGCCGACCGGTGACGCGGCCAAGGACGTGGGTGTCCCGGAGGCCCAGCAGCCGACCACCCCGCCCGTCACCGCCGAGCTCACCCTGCCCGGCGGCGCCCTGACCATCTCCCTGGATCGCGCCGAGACCCCGTGCACGGTGGGAAGTTTCACCTTCCTGGCCAAGGCCGGATACTTCGACGGCACCACGTGTCACCGGCTGACCAGCTCCGCCTCGCTCAAGGTCCTGCAGTGCGGCGACCCGACCGGGACCGGCCGGGGCGGGCCCGGGTACTCGTTCGCTGACGAGACCTCGCCGGACATGACCTACCCGGCCGGCACCGTCGCCATGGCCAACGCCGGGCCGGACACCAACGGTTCGCAGTTCTTCCTGGTCTACGGCGATTCGACGCTCCCGCCGAACTACACCGTCTTCGGGCAGATCACCGGCGGTGAAGCGGCCCTCGACGCCATCGCGCAGGCCGGGGCCAACGGGGGCGGGCCGGACGGGCTGCCCGCCGCCGACGCCACCATCTCCTCGGTCACCATCAGCTGA
- the holA gene encoding DNA polymerase III subunit delta codes for MPAPAALPGPLVLVSGDETLLVDRAVLRVLAAVRRADPEVERREAPAAGLSPAGFDDLVAPSLFAEPRVVIVRDAQDCLKETAAAVQQYVGDPVDGVTLVVHHSGGARNKPLADALRKAKATILTCMKVTRPAERLDFVRAEIRAAGGTTTPDAVAALVDAVGSDLRELASAAGQLVADTGGLVDAGAVRRYHRGRAEVSGFTVADAVVAGDLPAALEAWRWAGAVGVAPVLVADALAGGVRTVAKVSGARPGSGMSLAAELGMPPWKIDRARPAARQWTTAGLVHGLMLVAELNAAVKGSAADADYAIEKALRDLVEARSRD; via the coding sequence GTGCCCGCTCCCGCCGCCCTGCCCGGTCCGCTGGTCCTGGTGTCCGGCGACGAGACGCTGCTGGTGGATCGGGCCGTGCTGCGGGTGCTGGCCGCCGTCCGTCGGGCCGATCCGGAGGTCGAACGGCGGGAGGCCCCGGCCGCCGGGCTCAGCCCGGCCGGTTTCGACGACCTGGTCGCTCCCAGCCTGTTCGCCGAGCCGCGCGTGGTCATCGTGCGGGACGCCCAGGACTGCCTGAAGGAGACCGCGGCCGCCGTCCAGCAGTACGTCGGCGATCCGGTCGACGGCGTGACCCTGGTCGTGCACCACTCCGGCGGTGCCCGGAACAAGCCGCTCGCCGATGCCCTGCGAAAGGCGAAGGCGACCATCCTGACCTGCATGAAGGTGACGCGCCCGGCGGAGCGACTGGATTTCGTCCGTGCGGAGATCCGTGCGGCCGGCGGCACCACCACCCCCGACGCGGTCGCCGCCCTGGTCGACGCGGTCGGCTCGGATCTCCGTGAGCTGGCCTCGGCGGCCGGGCAGCTGGTCGCGGACACCGGTGGCCTGGTCGACGCCGGCGCGGTGCGCCGCTACCACCGGGGTCGGGCCGAGGTGAGCGGGTTCACCGTGGCCGATGCCGTCGTGGCCGGCGACCTGCCCGCCGCCCTGGAGGCGTGGCGCTGGGCGGGCGCCGTCGGTGTCGCCCCGGTGCTCGTCGCCGATGCCCTGGCCGGCGGGGTCCGCACGGTGGCCAAGGTGAGTGGGGCTCGGCCTGGCAGCGGGATGTCGCTGGCCGCCGAGCTCGGCATGCCGCCCTGGAAGATCGACCGGGCCCGCCCGGCGGCGCGGCAGTGGACGACGGCGGGTCTCGTGCACGGGTTGATGCTGGTGGCCGAGCTGAACGCGGCGGTCAAGGGGTCGGCCGCGGACGCCGACTACGCCATCGAGAAGGCGCTGCGCGATCTGGTCGAGGCCCGGTCCCGGGACTGA
- the rpsT gene encoding 30S ribosomal protein S20 has translation MANIKSQIKRIRTNEAARLRNKSVKSGLKTAVRRVRAAVESGDKTVAATELASASRSLDKAVSKGVIHANQAANRKSALAAQVNAL, from the coding sequence GTGGCCAACATCAAGTCCCAGATCAAGCGCATCCGTACCAACGAGGCGGCGCGCCTGCGCAACAAGTCCGTCAAGTCCGGCCTGAAGACCGCGGTCCGTCGCGTCCGCGCGGCCGTCGAGTCCGGTGACAAGACCGTCGCCGCCACCGAGCTGGCCTCGGCCTCCCGCAGCCTGGACAAGGCCGTGTCCAAGGGCGTCATCCACGCCAACCAGGCCGCGAACCGCAAGTCCGCTCTGGCCGCTCAGGTCAACGCGCTCTGA
- a CDS encoding alpha/beta fold hydrolase — MSRNAVPGRRSPVRAAALALGLLLVGGCSTTPDASTADSTGAPGATSTPTPTPATSTITARTTASTTGAARPPASTTPSTRRRTAASTPLPTTPFPSTSALSATSATSAPTSSADLGGDLGLAGLNDPDCRSAAPPVVLLQGTVSTVESNFAALIPELQRAGLCPYAHSFRFGGTVAVRETAAEQADFVRAVLGATGAAQVDLVGYSQGALVARTALREDGIADRVRVLVLVAGTYHGTTAALLDRVPAAVCASCVDQRAGSTLLQALDAGGELDGDVRYAAVSSRADQVVTPVERQTPDGPVDRVSWALLQDECPTSTTPHESMLADPSVRRWILDALASGGRPSADTLAC; from the coding sequence ATGAGCCGGAACGCCGTACCGGGACGCCGTTCGCCCGTCCGGGCCGCGGCGCTCGCCCTCGGGCTGCTGCTCGTCGGCGGCTGCTCCACCACCCCCGACGCCTCGACGGCCGACTCCACCGGGGCTCCCGGCGCGACATCGACACCGACACCGACACCGGCCACGTCGACCATCACGGCCCGGACCACGGCGTCGACCACCGGCGCCGCGCGTCCGCCCGCCTCGACGACGCCGTCCACCCGCCGCAGGACCGCCGCGTCGACCCCGTTGCCCACCACCCCGTTCCCGTCCACCTCGGCCCTGTCGGCCACCTCGGCCACCTCGGCCCCGACGTCGTCCGCCGACCTCGGCGGTGATCTCGGGCTGGCCGGCCTCAACGACCCCGACTGCCGATCCGCCGCTCCGCCGGTGGTCCTGCTGCAGGGCACGGTGTCCACGGTCGAGTCGAACTTCGCGGCCCTGATCCCGGAGCTGCAGCGCGCCGGGCTCTGTCCGTACGCCCACTCCTTCCGGTTCGGCGGCACCGTGGCCGTGCGCGAGACCGCCGCCGAGCAGGCCGATTTCGTCCGCGCGGTGCTGGGTGCGACCGGAGCCGCGCAGGTCGATCTCGTCGGGTACTCGCAAGGTGCGCTGGTCGCCCGGACCGCCCTGCGCGAGGACGGGATCGCCGACCGGGTCAGGGTTCTCGTACTGGTCGCCGGGACGTACCACGGCACCACCGCGGCCCTGCTGGACCGGGTGCCGGCGGCGGTGTGCGCCTCCTGCGTCGACCAGCGGGCCGGCTCCACCCTGCTGCAGGCGCTGGACGCCGGCGGCGAACTGGACGGTGACGTCCGCTACGCGGCGGTGTCCAGCCGGGCGGACCAGGTCGTCACCCCGGTGGAACGACAGACCCCGGACGGTCCGGTCGACCGGGTGAGCTGGGCCCTGCTGCAGGACGAGTGCCCGACGTCCACGACCCCCCACGAGTCGATGCTGGCCGACCCGTCGGTCCGCCGGTGGATCCTCGACGCACTCGCCTCGGGCGGACGGCCGTCGGCCGACACCCTGGCCTGCTGA
- a CDS encoding DoxX family protein has protein sequence MSRPVEKSTVALIALFTGSGVLHFVRPGPFVSIVPRSLPHKEQLVAVSGVAELVCAGLLAAPRTRVVGGLASAGLLAGVFPANVSMALRSGRRPAAVRAIAWVRLPLQVPLILVALRAGRGGGSAG, from the coding sequence ATGTCCCGTCCGGTCGAGAAGTCCACCGTCGCCCTGATCGCCCTGTTCACCGGATCGGGGGTGCTGCACTTCGTCCGGCCCGGCCCGTTCGTGAGCATCGTGCCGCGCTCGTTGCCGCACAAGGAGCAGCTGGTGGCGGTCAGCGGGGTCGCCGAGCTGGTCTGCGCCGGTCTGTTGGCCGCCCCCCGGACGCGGGTGGTCGGTGGGCTGGCCTCCGCGGGTCTGCTGGCCGGGGTGTTCCCCGCCAACGTGTCCATGGCGCTGCGGTCGGGCCGGCGGCCCGCGGCCGTGCGGGCGATCGCCTGGGTGAGGCTGCCGCTCCAGGTGCCGCTGATCCTCGTGGCGCTGCGAGCCGGCCGGGGTGGTGGATCGGCGGGCTGA
- a CDS encoding methyltransferase domain-containing protein, with translation MGTPLDGRDDPGDGWFPESVAAEYDDPGGDNAPAVVDPAVRVLAELADGGPLLEFAVGTGRIAAPLAARGLPVSGIELSRAMALRVSGKPGGDAVRVVLGDMTSTRVPGAFSLVYLVCNTISNVTTQDGQVAVFVNAAAHLRPGGLFVVEVGLPDLRRLPPGQDTVPFTVAPDPRGGGSLGFDQYDVVTQQFTSTHVSVSADGQGRFRRIPFRYAWPAEMDLMARIAGLHLRSRWAGWDRSALTAESTRHVSVWAAP, from the coding sequence ATCGGGACACCGCTGGACGGGCGGGACGACCCGGGGGACGGCTGGTTCCCCGAGAGCGTGGCTGCGGAATACGACGACCCGGGTGGGGACAACGCCCCGGCGGTGGTGGACCCGGCGGTCCGGGTGCTGGCGGAGCTCGCCGACGGCGGACCGCTCCTCGAGTTCGCCGTCGGGACCGGCCGGATCGCCGCCCCGCTGGCCGCCCGCGGTCTCCCGGTCAGCGGGATCGAACTGAGCAGGGCGATGGCGTTGCGGGTGTCCGGCAAACCGGGCGGCGATGCGGTCCGGGTCGTCCTCGGCGACATGACGTCGACCCGGGTGCCGGGTGCGTTCTCCCTCGTGTACCTGGTGTGCAACACGATCAGCAACGTCACCACCCAGGACGGTCAGGTCGCGGTGTTCGTCAACGCCGCGGCGCACCTGCGACCCGGCGGCCTGTTCGTCGTCGAGGTCGGCCTGCCGGACCTGCGGCGGCTCCCACCCGGCCAGGACACCGTCCCGTTCACCGTTGCTCCCGACCCCCGCGGCGGCGGCTCCCTCGGTTTCGACCAGTACGACGTGGTGACCCAGCAGTTCACCTCCACCCATGTCAGCGTGTCGGCCGACGGACAGGGACGGTTCCGTCGGATCCCGTTCCGCTACGCCTGGCCCGCCGAGATGGATCTGATGGCCCGCATCGCCGGCCTGCACCTCCGGTCCCGCTGGGCGGGGTGGGACCGGTCCGCCCTGACCGCCGAGAGCACCCGGCACGTGTCGGTGTGGGCCGCACCGTGA
- a CDS encoding MmcQ/YjbR family DNA-binding protein — protein MAVDVRSMCLALPGTAEKLSHGAPAFVHRDRIFCWVMDDHHGSGRVEIWVKAEPPVQQEYLQADPEHYFRPPYVGPKGWVGVVLGATGRDPRPPTPVVDDLTELLVGAYLSLVTRRAAAELDPADLLGRVRAAGRVRAAGRVPARRGGKAMEEAPPSA, from the coding sequence ATGGCCGTCGATGTCCGGAGCATGTGCCTGGCCCTGCCCGGCACGGCGGAGAAGCTGTCGCACGGCGCACCGGCCTTCGTCCACCGTGACCGCATCTTCTGCTGGGTGATGGACGACCACCACGGCAGCGGCCGCGTCGAGATCTGGGTGAAGGCCGAGCCACCGGTCCAGCAGGAGTACCTGCAGGCCGACCCCGAGCACTACTTCCGCCCGCCGTACGTCGGGCCCAAGGGGTGGGTGGGGGTGGTCCTGGGGGCCACCGGTCGGGACCCGCGGCCGCCGACGCCGGTGGTCGACGACCTGACCGAGCTGCTGGTGGGTGCCTATCTGTCGCTGGTCACCCGACGGGCGGCGGCCGAGCTGGATCCGGCCGATCTGCTCGGCCGGGTGCGGGCGGCCGGTCGGGTGCGGGCGGCCGGTCGGGTGCCCGCGCGGCGGGGCGGAAAAGCAATGGAGGAGGCGCCCCCGTCCGCCTAG